Below is a window of Garra rufa chromosome 24, GarRuf1.0, whole genome shotgun sequence DNA.
TTAGGTTCTTGGCGTGATTCTTTGTTTTTTGCGATTTCATTGAATTTCTATCCTTATTAGACACACCACGAAGAGTATTTGTGAGTTTAGACTTTTGTGGAGGAGGACTGCGAGGTGTAGGAAGCCCATTGGCTGGTTCCTCAGACTGCGCCGCCTCCCACCAACTGGATGGAGCTTTTCTTTGTCTTTTCTGTGGAACGTTGTCTGTTTTTTTAAGAGAAGATGAAGTCTGTTTCTGTGCAGATCCAGATTCACGTGAGTAGACCAAGTCAAACACTCTCTTCTCACCTGTCATGTTTATAGCAAGAAACGTTAAGTACAAAAACTTAAATCAACAGAATTAAAAGAGTTTGGGTTTATGAGTTTACCTGGTAGGACACTGTGCTGTCTGTTAGGACTACACAATTCTGGACTAATCTCCACATTATTCTCATTCGGGCAATCTCCCGCTTCCTCTCCTGGTGATGCCATTTGAGCTTGAGTGTCTTCTGATTTTAGTTTCCTTCGACCACCTTTTTTCTTGGCAGTCTTCTGCTCAGCTCCAGCATTGTGTCCATCACCACCTGCTATTGTCTTTTTAGCACTGTCCAACACATTGTCAgcctttttctttttctgattCCCCTGGGCAGGCCTGATAGACAGCGTTTCCTCAGAATCACCAGCAGCTGCTTGCTTTGTTGATGTTTTAGTACTGGCTTTCAGCCTTTGTGCCGAACCCAGCACTTGATTTGGCAGAGGCTCTGTGGTACTTTCATTTGGGCTAGTGAGCCACCATTCTCCTGGAGGTTTTCTCTTTCTCCTGACACACATAGGACTGTCTGAAGAAATGTCGGACGCTATTGTTGATGGATCCTTTGGTTTTGGTTCTACactttttctctcttttctctTCTGTTTTTTGCCTGGATCCACAGCATCATCCTTGTGTGAAGATTGTTTCTTCACAGCTACAGTGTGTAAATAAAACAGAAAGGATTGTAAGTTTTTATCAACTCTGCACTGATTGTTAAAGGAAtggttcacttctagaataaaaatttGCTGAGAATTTACTCATGCCTATTCATCCAATCATCAGACTAACCTGTCATTTGTTCCTCCTCTTTTTCTGGTGAAGGTTCGTGCTCTTGCTCCTCAGAGGAAGGATCTATCTGTTCCAACTCTATTTGTTGTTTAGAAGTTTCTTTCTTTGTCTTAGAGGCAGTTTCCTCCTTTttgttattctttctttttttgttggaTTTTGTGGCGTGATGATCTGCTGCAGCAGTGTCTTTATTAGACTCCTTCTTAGCTTTTGGCCCTGGTCTCTCCTGTTTAGATGACTTTGAGGATTTCTTTGTGGCTCTAGACTCAAGAACTGGGATTTCTTGGTTGCCACCTGTATTCGTTTCATCTTTTTTAGAAAGCTCAGCAGGCTCAGGTGCCTTGCTCTTTGCACGTTTCTTTCCTGTAACCATCACACAAAGAAATATTTCAAACATAATCACAAGtagcctttatatatatatatatatatatatcctataatttttcatttaatttcaggACTGACTTTATACATTCACTAAAAAAATTTTTGGGATTAAATGATCAAAAAAGGGTATGCATGATTCAGAAAAGTAAGGTAATAATACTGTTCAAAAAATGTGGGTTAAGaccttttttgaaagaaatttttcagcaaggatgcattaacagggttcttacaccttttccaaagtaaaattcaagcacttttcaagcactttcaaggtgcattttcaagattttccagcactgtggtaaattacatattcacatacatgagttcttaattttaaatcagatgttattgtgctattaaaaaacaactgtctagattgcatataacattgccccatataaatagtcaacattcagtatacaaattatataatttaaaatatataattaatattatctgtagtattttaaaaataaaatttaaaggctttttaagacctgcacaaataaaagtaatactgtatgagtggagtagggcaatgtctatggtaacacattaatgactgctataaaatgactgtaaaaaaaaatatgataaactaaaattctaaaacttgaaaactttctaaaacttgaaggattttcacaaatacatttcacattccagcctaaaagtactaaaaggttgtcaaaaagacactataaaattaataataaaatttaactggcccaaatgaaaaaagacaattttttaaacattgaaaatatttttgattgacatttagactcctatctgatttcctattaacaaatatcaaggaattttttttcactatttacagtgtatctgcagaatttttaaatatcaatttaaggcaatttatgaccctttttaagagctgcacaagtaaaatgaacaccgtagtggggttgaacaatgtacagtaacattaagccataaaatgacatgatttataattcagattttcacaaaaacaaaacatcttatacaatggcatttcagcctttatacctttaaaatggatatatcaagtataatttatttaaaacataaatattactgtcttaattgtttagatttttagaaagaacataacttttacatttaccacttttatgtgtttgctgcataaaaacatgggccaaAATTGGTAATAATCTTgctaaacagctgaatattcgcaaattcattccctgtcacgagggggcgctttaggagtgctgaaattctacggtttcctagtaatggctgtacacaaatcagcattaacgcagttttatcaggcatgacatgaaaatgccaacgacacgtttctgaggacagtcggttcccttcagatacattcatataaagacatccgtgccgcgttttgactttgaaacctgccgtgtgtatgtttattcaatatgatatcattgccttttgaagttttatccagccttATCGCGATTTTCGTATATCCGTCCCTAgctcttaaacttataattaagccttttcttatactatttaataccATAAAACTTTGTATGGCCTTAACTTTGATAAGGCTAAACTGATGAGTTTGTAATGACCCGCACAAGACAtctactttaagatagtccggtgaaacattttagtagcccgactggaaaacacaatagccccgagacatcgggctggcaattttgcgatcctcaaattctcgttttaaacataattcttatttgtcgttttcaagccatcgaggactgatgcaacaacatcctgataactggcatgttttatctaccgctctgttccatcagagggcgcgcaGCAAGAAAGACCGGCAGATCACACTACAGCCTCATTTGCACAATCGAGCGGacctgttttttcttttctttcttttacatattataagcataacaaaaaataactatttagtatgaaagcgaattaatattaaaccgatgcaactgcatattcaagcactttcaagcacttcatccaaaatccaagcatttttcaaaccttgaaaacactacattaaaattcaagcattttcaaggaattcaagcacccgtacgaaccctgtCATTAAATTCAAGCTGTCCTttcaaactttctatttatctatttaccctggttttaacaaaaatatttagcagcacaattgtttttaacattgctaataataagaaatgttttttgagcttgAATTAACTAAAGGCAGGAGTAAATTTTCACACAACAAGTCTAAGATTCAGCAAAACTGATTTACCTGTTTGATTAGAGTTGTGTCCCTGTACAGTTTGAGAAGGGCTCTGATCCGAAACTCTGTCCTCCAGCGTTTCAGTTACAAGGTCTGCTCCATCCTCAACACTATCAAGAGTCACAGAGTCTTTGCCACTCTTTTTTGAGGCTCTTCCACGTTTTCCTTTCGGTTTTTGTTTACCAGACTCTATATGCGCTTTGTTTCTATTAGCGTCCTTCCCATGCTGAGTAGCTGTATCCGTTTCACTCTGTGAGAGCTGATCTACAGAGTTCGGCTCTGTTAGAACATTCTCCTTTGCGGTTTCTGCAGGGACAGGTCTTTTGTTTCTGCTGACCTCTCCCTTGCGAGGAATGACAAAAAGAACAGGAGCCTCATCATCTAGGATCATGAAATCCTCCTCTAAATCTGCAGGTGAAGGAGCTGGAACTGGTGCTTGTTTCCTGGAACTTATCAATGAAAATGTGTTATGAAAAGTAACAACGACAGatggtttaaagggatagttcacccaaaaatgaaaaatgtcattaattactcattctgatgtcgttccaaacctgtaagaccttcattcaccttcggaacacaaatgaagatatttttaataaatcagagAACTTTATGtctctgtatagacagcaacgtaactgacacgttcaaagcccagaaaggtagtaagaacactgttaaaacagtccaagtgacatcagtggttcaaccttaattatgaagctacgagaatactttttgtgcacaaagaaaaatatatgactttattcaacgattttacatttttttaactaCTATTTTAATGTCATCTATGctatgtttctgtgccttgaccatggtaggacctgctgtctatgtagggtcagaaagctctcggatttcatcaaaaaaatattttaatttgtgttccaaaattaACAaagtaattaatttttatttctgggtaaactatccctttaagatcagAATGTCACATTTAGACTCACCATGGAGATTTGAGCATCAATGTCTTTTTAAGCTTGTGCTGGAAAGACAATCCTTTGCCAGAATCCTCCATCACCTGATTCTTGCATTGCTCCGCCTCCTGAAGTTTTGGTTCACTTTTAGGAGAAAGTTGGCTTGGATCTTTATCCCTTAATAATTAAAATGAGAATTCTTAATAAGAAATCTGCAGCTCTAAACAGAAAGAACAATTCTCTTGTAACACTACAAATGATAGTTTGCTTACATTGTAAAATCTTCCTTAGTTTCTGGAGGTAAAGACTGCGTGGCTTGCTCTGACATTTTAGTGGTTTTTGCAGGCTTCTTACTAAAAATTAAACATGTTatgttatatttgtttttattataataaaaatatattgataAGTTGATGTTCAACacttgtaataaataaataactgaccTTGATAGGGAACCAACATTTGATTTAGTCGTTTTTCTAAACTCAAGCCTTTCCGGTGGTGATGCCAGAGACCCGCTATCCCTTCAGATCAGAGAAAATAAGTAAACAGTTAGGcaatgaaacaaaaacaacaacagttaTCAGACTCCTTTTATTCTTACCCATTGAGGGATTCCTTGACTGGTTCTGACTGCTGAGTGCAAGACGCCTTGCTTAAGTCTCCACCAATGGGTTCCTCATCCTCAACAAAGAGAAGAGGATCAGCCACAGGTCTGACTCCATCCACTGTTTCATCCCTCTCTGTTTCCAAAGCAATAGGGCTGGAGGTCTTTATGGGAGCAATTTCTTTAAATGGACTCTCTATGTTACGATTGAAAGAAATATGACAGTTATTACTGATGCCAAGGAGGTGATAAAACATGATTAATAATTAACTCTACTACAGGGCTTGAAGGAGaagttccagaataaaaaaattcctgataatttactcacctcataCTCAAACTTTAACCTCCCCCCCATGTCATACAATATGcacatgtgtttctttcttcagctgcaaagaaattaagttttagagaaaaccatttcaggaattttctccatagtggacttcaatggtggccaatgggttgaaggtccaaactgcagtttcagtgcagcttctaagggctctacacgatcccagttaaggaataagggtcttatctagcaaaacgatcagtcattttctttcaaaaataaaaatgtaaatactttttaccaCAAATAAGTGTCTTCATGCATTGCGTAATCACGCTGAAAACGTCATGCCCgcttagttcttcatctgtgtacttcggtcgatctcattttctcctccaacatcattgttttatctttttatgTAAAGGGCGTttaactttctttgcacgttcactttgtaaacactgggtcgatacttcCGTCTATGCAACGCGTGCGTAATTACGTAATGCATTAGGTCAAACTAGTGCAAGACTAGtgcatttgtggttataaaagTATATCGttagtatttttcttagaaaatgacaattgtttcgctagataagacccttactcctcATCTAGGTTTGTGTATATTCCTTTGAAGCTGCTCTGAAACTCcagtttggatcttcaacccattggacaccattggagtccactatatggagaaaaatcctggaatgttttcctcgaaaaccttaatttcttttcaagtaAAGAAAGGAacatatgaacatcttggatcacatggaggtgaataaattatcaggaaatttttacaattttaaaaacaaaatgtgcaATAATATCTGGTACAAAATATTGTACAGAACATCTGATTTTGAATTTGTGTAGGATGTGTTACCTTTATCAATCGTTTCATCCACTTGAATGCCATTTTCTTGGATCAAAGGATCCTTGGGCACCTGACAATCAAAGTCATCAACATCACATTGTGGCACTGAGAAAAATCAAACTGATTTCTGATCATTTACTCCATGTGTACCTGTTTAGATGATGCCTTCATCTTTTCTGGATCAGAAGAACTTTCACTTTTCTTCTCGCTATTTACACCAGTGCTTTTGGGCAAAGGAGAAAGCAGAGGCAAACCCAGTTCAGAGTCAGCTTCTACCAATAACAACAATGGGAAATGGTTTCACACAACGAATGGCACGAAAATATGACAATGAAAGGGATGTTTTAGGCAATGAGATGAATGCAAGAATATAATTACCAATGTCATCGAAGAGATTGTCGATCTCACGCAGGCTGAAGATTCTATCGATCTTGAATTCAGAACTGACTCTGAAAATCAGCAGCAACATATGATTAAATTACTCTTACCTGAGCTAGTTAAgatattaaaggattactccgcttccagaatgaaaatttccttataatttactcacccacatcattcaagatattcatgtctttctttcttcagtcctaaagaaGTTAAGTTttgtaaggaaaacattccaggatttttctccatatagtggacttcaatggtgctcaacgaattgaagataaaaaaaaaacgcagtttcaatgcagcttcaaagggctggaTCTGTAAttttgcagtgatgtaggatgattttttttagataataactgatcgtttcggaAGATAAGACCTGAGATAAGACCAGGTGTAGAGacctgaagctgcactgaaactgcatttttatccttgaatccattgagcaccattgaagtcaactatatggacaaaaatcgTGGAATGTTTTCCATAGAAATCTTAATTTGTTTGCAACTGAAGACAGAAAAACGTGAACATCAGAGGACACAGATAAAGAACCAACTACGCATGGCCTATCCAATGTGATCAAGTCAGGCATGAAGCCATAGACGTGCATCACAAAGCTAGAGCAAGacaagtatttgtggttaaaatgtgtaTAAAGAGCCCTTTaaagatgcattgaaactgcaatttggacctttaacccgttggccactgttcactatatggagagaaatcctggaatgttttcctcaaaatatttttttttttcaactgaagaaagaaagacattaacatcttggatgacacaggggtgagtaaattaccagcaACTTATTTTGGAAGTAGAGTAATCCTTTAACAAATACAATAAGTTGTTTTGAAAGTGGAACAATACTTACATTTCATGTCCTTGATAATAATGAAGTTTCTTTTTGGCTTTCACCTGGAATATTTGATTCACAAagttaattaaaagaaaaaaaatatatatatataaataatacactcatatacatttatcatatttgaccctggaccacaaaaccagtcttcagtagcttgggtatagttgtagcaatagccaaaaaaacattgtacgggtcaaaattattgatttttcttttatggcaatgcagaaaaaaaaaatacattaatggaaagcttatttagttaatgtataaatcttaataaaaaaaaaatggaccttTTTGACTAGTtgtgtggaccagggtcacatacagtgccttgcaaaagtattcataccccttcattttttttttcacattttgttttgttgcagcattctgttaaactgctttaaattacttttttccacatcaatctacacctcatacaccataatgacaaagcacaaaacaggtttgtaacaactttgcaaatttattagaaataaaaaactgaaaagatcccgttgcataagtattcatacccttttctgggacactcgaaatttagctcaggagcattcattttgcttctagatgttactacacttcgagtggagttaaactgtggcaaattcatttgaatgagtatgatttggaaaggcacacacctctaagaaaaggtataacagctgaaaatgcatatcagagtaaaaaccaagtcctgaggtcaagataactgcctgtagagctcagtgacagacttgcattaaggcaatgatctagggaagagttcagtaaaacatctgctgcattgaaggttcacagacgcatgtagcctccattatccataatggaagatgattggaacaactaggactctagaaaatgtctgccagcccccatccaagctgacagagcttgagaggtgaaaaggtgaggcaaagaataaatgccaaatgcagatgtgcaaagtttgtcacatcatacccaaaaagacttgaggctgtaaaggtacttatgcaatgtacttatttcagtgttttatttttaataaatgtgtgaaatttgcaaatctggtttttgctttgtcattattatggtgtatggagtttaaattgatgtggggaaaaaaaacaatttaaagcagtttaacataatgttgTAACAAAACGTTAATAaagtgaaggggtatgaatacttttgcaagtcaCTGTATAATACACACAAAATCATATCCATCTACTACATGTTAAGCATTTTGTTTCTGAAAATCTCTTATGTTcacactgcatttgtttgatcaaaaatgcagtgaaactgtaatattgtgaaatattattacaactcaaaataactgttttctattcgaatatattgtaaaatgtaatttattcctgtgatgacttATTCCTGAATCTTCAGCATAATTagtccagtcctcagtgtcacatgcctattcataaatcattttaataatcggaattgatgctcaagaaacatttcatattgttttttgtggaaaccgtgacaTATTTTGTCAGGACTCCTTGCTGAATACTAAGTCCATAAGAAAAGCATCTATATAGAAATCACAAACAACACGTTTATGTTAATGTAATAAACAATGAGATGCTCTGTGTTGCTTTCGAATGAACGGTGTCACTGATTTGTCACTTGTACTTTCGGTTCGTAGACACTGTCTTTGTCTCAAAACACAGTGAGCTGACTACTCAGAGAAAACGTTGAGCGCCTTTAATGTCTTAAAATCCTGTCTAGGTAGGGAGCTCATTGTGTTTTGGGCGCAGCCAATGTCTGACTCCCAACTAACGTTACACCACAAACAGTGGCTACATGCAACGGTGATTTTGTTCGTCACATAAACCCATAACTACTGACCTGGGACATCGTGTCCACCCCTGGTTAAAGAAAATGTGTGTCCGCCAGTGATAGTCCAGTTCTCCGTTTCCAATCCAACATGCCCGACTTCTAGCTGACCGCCATTCGCCGCTTACATTACACTCTTCTTTGTTTAGGCAGTTCGGCAAGACTTGGTGATAATTTTTACATTTGCGAGAGTTTTACTTTATAAACAATAGCGAAATTaagtattaaaatgttaatatctcacagaaaatattaatatatttcatAGAGACGATCACTGTATTTGGCTCACAACAACAACACAAATTCTCCCGCTCATTTTTGTTCCTGTGCGGGAGAAAGACGCACAATGAAATGCTGCCACCTAGTGCTGCGGAGTGTTAGTGCTACAGCAAGAACGTCAACTAGGATAAAGGCCACTAGGGGGAatcaaactttaaaaaacaaaaaagtttatttaaaataaattaacaaataaatctCAACCAGGGTTaacttaaactgaaacaaaaattacattacttaaaataaaatagactTGAATTGAAAAAAAtctctcattttaatttagattaacttttttaaaaaattaaaatgaaacaactaaattactacaacttaaaattaaaatgaatatataaaaataaaaacagattcaaaatattaacaaaaattatagtatctcaataatactaaaataacacttgaaTAAAATATAGCATATTTCTCAGACTACATCTGAAGtaaaaaaaagatcattttaaataaattaacaattcAATTCCAAACAGGgttaacttaaactaaaaccAAAAATATGTTACTTAaatcaaaaaaatctaattttaatttagtttaacttgatgattaacatataaaatgacaaaaacaacaaaattactacaatttaaaattaaaatgaatatataagaataaaaactgattgaaaatattaacaaaaaaatataatagtatctcaattatACTCAAGTAACACTGATACTTggctaaaatatattatattacattttaagtaaatcaagattattttaaataaattaacaattaaattcCAAGCAGGGTTAAATGAAACTAAAACCAAATTTATGtgttaaacaaaactaaaataaacaaaaattgaaaaaagtataaacttacaaaaacaacaaaattactacaacttaaaattaaaaagaatatataaGAATAAAACCTGAttgaaaatattaacaaaaaaatatataatagtatctcaattttaccaaaataacactgATACTAAAACCacaattacattatttaaaataaaatagactttaattgaaaaaaatctaattttaatttagtttaaaatgatgtactaaaataaaaataaaaataacaaaaacaacaaaataactacaatttaaaatgaatgtttaaaaataaaaattgattcaAAATATCAAGAAACCTATAGTATCTCAATAATACTGAAATAACACTGATACTTGACAAAAATATATCATATTTCTCAGATTTTAagtaaatcattattattattttttaaataaattaacactTAAGGGTTTCAGGGTTAACTGAAACTAAAGCCAAAATGATGTTACTTAAAATGAAATAagctttaattaataaaaaaaaatctttaattttaatggtttaacttgctgtactaaaataaactaaaattgaaattaaaatataaatgaagaaaaaaactaaattactgcaacttaaaattaaaatgaacatattaaactaattcaaaatattaaaaaatacagtatccataactaaaaataaaaataatactaaaataatactaaaaataatttcttagactacagtaagtaaataaatcaaaaattaaCAATACTTAAAACAAAATagactttaattaaaaaaacatctttcattttactttaacatgatgtactaaaataaactaaaatataaatgacATAAACAACTAAATTACaacttaaaattaaagtaaatatataatatataagaaCTGATtcaaaattttaacaaaaattataatagtatctcaatgatactaaaataacagatAGTAACCTGACTAAAATATATCATAATTCTCagactacattttaaataaatgtttacatttcttgcaattcaatttaataaaaaatgataactttaaaaaaatgaagactttcacatttttttaaatagaagttgtacattttttattcatcatcatcatcttaatTTTAACCACAATATACTGCAAATAGTTAATATACAAATCAATACACAGTTATCATTGTGATCATAATTCTACGTTCAGTCACCCCTAGTTGGAATTGAGCCAAAAGCCACTTGACTTCCAGCTCTAAAACTTTACTAAAACCTAAAC
It encodes the following:
- the LOC141300576 gene encoding uncharacterized protein isoform X2, yielding MKASSKQVPKDPLIQENGIQVDETIDKESPFKEIAPIKTSSPIALETERDETVDGVRPVADPLLFVEDEEPIGGDLSKASCTQQSEPVKESLNGDSGSLASPPERLEFRKTTKSNVGSLSSKKPAKTTKMSEQATQSLPPETKEDFTMDKDPSQLSPKSEPKLQEAEQCKNQVMEDSGKGLSFQHKLKKTLMLKSPCSRKQAPVPAPSPADLEEDFMILDDEAPVLFVIPRKGEVSRNKRPVPAETAKENVLTEPNSVDQLSQSETDTATQHGKDANRNKAHIESGKQKPKGKRGRASKKSGKDSVTLDSVEDGADLVTETLEDRVSDQSPSQTVQGHNSNQTGKKRAKSKAPEPAELSKKDETNTGGNQEIPVLESRATKKSSKSSKQERPGPKAKKESNKDTAAADHHATKSNKKRKNNKKEETASKTKKETSKQQIELEQIDPSSEEQEHEPSPEKEEEQMTAVKKQSSHKDDAVDPGKKQKRKERKSVEPKPKDPSTIASDISSDSPMCVRRKRKPPGEWWLTSPNESTTEPLPNQVLGSAQRLKASTKTSTKQAAAGDSEETLSIRPAQGNQKKKKADNVLDSAKKTIAGGDGHNAGAEQKTAKKKGGRRKLKSEDTQAQMASPGEEAGDCPNENNVEISPELCSPNRQHSVLPGEKRVFDLVYSRESGSAQKQTSSSLKKTDNVPQKRQRKAPSSWWEAAQSEEPANGLPTPRSPPPQKSKLTNTLRGVSNKDRNSMKSQKTKNHAKNLKRNIINTPKSIKRSLASMNAIFASEKPENVLKSGVRCRKQGRRNLLNSLEDQSDHSSENMAQSDDQLQGNGRASFGFTSGVTVEPSGTRSKTSVRVSSGPNRLSDVDVAFRSGPSSMLELQRHEEDDDIDLPSSRVILSSGVTSHVQQAPRVLAQCDLCGPPLQPIVLEEEDWSNLHEWFSHMWPPASKDGRVISPDDFHWHSHGGRAMGHMVDLRSQSFSHGKILLGSFMKKPSQVDLDAVSVFSIISSCVRVDIDGVKSVYNSGQVFMIPSGQMYSIQNLCQEPAVLIYHRTQSNDT
- the LOC141300576 gene encoding uncharacterized protein isoform X1, producing the protein MSQVKAKKKLHYYQGHEIVSSEFKIDRIFSLREIDNLFDDIEADSELGLPLLSPLPKSTGVNSEKKSESSSDPEKMKASSKQVPKDPLIQENGIQVDETIDKESPFKEIAPIKTSSPIALETERDETVDGVRPVADPLLFVEDEEPIGGDLSKASCTQQSEPVKESLNGDSGSLASPPERLEFRKTTKSNVGSLSSKKPAKTTKMSEQATQSLPPETKEDFTMDKDPSQLSPKSEPKLQEAEQCKNQVMEDSGKGLSFQHKLKKTLMLKSPCSRKQAPVPAPSPADLEEDFMILDDEAPVLFVIPRKGEVSRNKRPVPAETAKENVLTEPNSVDQLSQSETDTATQHGKDANRNKAHIESGKQKPKGKRGRASKKSGKDSVTLDSVEDGADLVTETLEDRVSDQSPSQTVQGHNSNQTGKKRAKSKAPEPAELSKKDETNTGGNQEIPVLESRATKKSSKSSKQERPGPKAKKESNKDTAAADHHATKSNKKRKNNKKEETASKTKKETSKQQIELEQIDPSSEEQEHEPSPEKEEEQMTAVKKQSSHKDDAVDPGKKQKRKERKSVEPKPKDPSTIASDISSDSPMCVRRKRKPPGEWWLTSPNESTTEPLPNQVLGSAQRLKASTKTSTKQAAAGDSEETLSIRPAQGNQKKKKADNVLDSAKKTIAGGDGHNAGAEQKTAKKKGGRRKLKSEDTQAQMASPGEEAGDCPNENNVEISPELCSPNRQHSVLPGEKRVFDLVYSRESGSAQKQTSSSLKKTDNVPQKRQRKAPSSWWEAAQSEEPANGLPTPRSPPPQKSKLTNTLRGVSNKDRNSMKSQKTKNHAKNLKRNIINTPKSIKRSLASMNAIFASEKPENVLKSGVRCRKQGRRNLLNSLEDQSDHSSENMAQSDDQLQGNGRASFGFTSGVTVEPSGTRSKTSVRVSSGPNRLSDVDVAFRSGPSSMLELQRHEEDDDIDLPSSRVILSSGVTSHVQQAPRVLAQCDLCGPPLQPIVLEEEDWSNLHEWFSHMWPPASKDGRVISPDDFHWHSHGGRAMGHMVDLRSQSFSHGKILLGSFMKKPSQVDLDAVSVFSIISSCVRVDIDGVKSVYNSGQVFMIPSGQMYSIQNLCQEPAVLIYHRTQSNDT